The Candidatus Bathyarchaeia archaeon DNA segment CAGATTCCAGCGACAGAGAACGCCGAAAAAATGTTCGGCGCCAAAGTATATGCAAACATAATTATGCTTGGCGCCTTAGTAAAAGCCACAAACATCGTCAGTGAAAAGGCAATTCAGAACGCCATCAAAGATACTGTAACTAGGAACACTGTCGACACAAATAAACAAGCATACAAACAAGGGACACGAATGATTTCACCAAAATCCATCATTTGAGATAATTTAGGTTTTTCATTACCTAAAAGCCCTAGGGATACCAGTTTTATGTTAACTGTTCCTCTTCTACTTTTTTCTTAATCGAAGCGCTTACATGAGCACGTTTTGATAAGTAGACAGTGATAAGAAGAAAGATTGCTATAGTTGCCGCAAAAATATAGACTAGGTTTTGAAAATTGCGTATACTTTCATTGTAAGCTGACAAATGTTCGAGGAAAGCATTGTTTAATTGATTGTAAATTTCTTGAAGATAAGAGTAGTTTTCGGAAAGAATGGTATAGTTGTCCAAGAATTCATAATATGATGCGTTCAAACTGTCAAAATCTGATTGCAGTTGGGCGTAATTGCCGAGAAGTTGAGTGTAGAGGTACATGGTTTTGGAAGAGATTATTTTGATTGTGTGTGTGCTGAAGGTATAGTTGACGTATAAAAAGCGGTGTGTTTCATTAGAGGGACTCAGCAAATTTGGTTGAACTTCTTCGTTATCTATAGTAACAATAAGTGAATAGTTCATCAATTCCGTTAAAATAACAATTCTGCAGAAACCAGTAGTAGATTCTTTACCGGTAACATTGAATATTATCATTCTATCTGCTGTTTCAGTCGCAACCTCAAATTTGAAATTAGAAATTGTTGAATTACAAATAAAGGGTACAGCATACGCTTTACCTTGAAAATCAACATAGAAAATAGAAAACATACCCGTTAGTGGATAATTATCTTGAACCGTTGAATCCACGAGGTACGGATCATCGCCTATTCCATCATAATTCAAATCACGACCAGAATACTCACTCCAATAGTTGCCTTCACTATTATAGCTCCAAGAATTCGTAGTGTCAGAATACACTTGCTGAGTGTTATTAAAATTGTTATGATAAATAGTGTTCTCTCCGCTGAGTGTGAGATGTATTCCGTAGTAATTTGAGAGCACAGTGTTGCCAGAAATCATGTTGTTGCTAGAGGATAGAAGATAGATGCCCGCATTTATGTTATAAGTAATTGTGTTATAAGATATCGTGTTACTACTTGAGTAATGCAAACTTAGTCCATTTAAGACGTTAGAAAATATTGTATTGTTTAGAACTATGTTGTTGCTAGAGAAGCGAAGGCTAATTCCATTTGTGTTCTGTATTATTTTATTATAACTTACGACAACTCGGTTGGAATAATTTAATAGTATTCCGCAGTTCATCGCATCTTCTCCACTGTTTCTAACCGTGAAGTTTCTGATCGTCACGTTTTCAGCCGTTATAACTACCACGTTTTCGTTTCCAGAACCATCAATAATTGTAAGGTCTGTATGTTCGCCAATTAATGACACGCTTTTATTGATAAGTAAGTTTTCAACATATGTTCCATTTCGAACATAAATGGTATACCCATCCAAGGCGTTTTTTAACGCGCTTGTTATGTTTCTATAGGGGTGCTCTATAGTGCCATCCCAAGGACCAAGAATGTTACGCGAGTCTACATATATAACACTGGTTTCCGCTTTTACATCTGTCTTCCAAGCTAGTAGGAAGGGTAGAGATAATAAAGATAGAAATATAAACAAACTCGATATTGATGTTTTCAATTTAACCACGTTCTCTTATGTTAGAATGTAGAATTATTAAACGTTAAGGTAACATACGCAAATAATCATATTTTTGCGAGCGATTTCCCAAGCATAACTGAACATGCAGTAGCAAAAGAGAAAGCGAGAACAAAAATGATTGGATCAATGACAGGTTGTGTAATAGCCCATAAAGCTGCTGTGTATAACACAAATGCCATTAATGCAAATGCAAAAGCTTGAACCTTAATATTTACTATTTTTTTAGCCACGATAGCTTGTTGCCGAGCTAATGCTGTTTCAAGCAGTTCTTTTGCATCCCTCATTTCCTGGTCGGTCACAAGAATTACTAGATTTTTATCGGTATCTTGAAACTTAAAAC contains these protein-coding regions:
- a CDS encoding NosD domain-containing protein, giving the protein MVKLKTSISSLFIFLSLLSLPFLLAWKTDVKAETSVIYVDSRNILGPWDGTIEHPYRNITSALKNALDGYTIYVRNGTYVENLLINKSVSLIGEHTDLTIIDGSGNENVVVITAENVTIRNFTVRNSGEDAMNCGILLNYSNRVVVSYNKIIQNTNGISLRFSSNNIVLNNTIFSNVLNGLSLHYSSSNTISYNTITYNINAGIYLLSSSNNMISGNTVLSNYYGIHLTLSGENTIYHNNFNNTQQVYSDTTNSWSYNSEGNYWSEYSGRDLNYDGIGDDPYLVDSTVQDNYPLTGMFSIFYVDFQGKAYAVPFICNSTISNFKFEVATETADRMIIFNVTGKESTTGFCRIVILTELMNYSLIVTIDNEEVQPNLLSPSNETHRFLYVNYTFSTHTIKIISSKTMYLYTQLLGNYAQLQSDFDSLNASYYEFLDNYTILSENYSYLQEIYNQLNNAFLEHLSAYNESIRNFQNLVYIFAATIAIFLLITVYLSKRAHVSASIKKKVEEEQLT